The proteins below are encoded in one region of Limnochorda pilosa:
- a CDS encoding ROK family transcriptional regulator, giving the protein MQNLELMGENLLRTVRPWGIRRAVLGGTNGADGLVAAHDRAATGLQHAIIQTLRREGPQSRADLARRLGVNRNNLADPLAALTAAGFVHEPNLAASTGGRKARLVELNARAGFIAAVDLGATSLDAAVTDLQLHILAERSEPVDVAQGPTLMLERATQMVRALLADLGLTPDRLLGVGMGVPGPVDYRLGRTVSPPIMPGWNQFPIKDHLAEAFGCPAYVDNDVNIMALGEQFAGLGRGAESFIFVKLGTGIGAGIVLGGRIYRGSDGCAGDIGHMAVDGSDVLCRCGNVGCLEALAGGPGIARRARLAAEAGRAPRVASFLQEHDELTSVDVGHLAAQGDPGAVEVIRETGRLVGRVMASLVNVLNPSLVVIGGGVAQIGDVLLASIREAVYRRSLPLATRHLRIERSAVEPRAGVLGAAVMALDEVLSAEGLERSLRA; this is encoded by the coding sequence TGGGTGAGAACCTCCTGCGGACGGTCCGGCCATGGGGAATCAGGCGGGCCGTCCTCGGGGGCACGAACGGAGCGGATGGGCTCGTGGCCGCCCACGACCGGGCTGCAACCGGCCTCCAACACGCCATCATCCAGACCCTCCGGCGCGAAGGTCCCCAGAGCCGGGCGGACCTGGCGCGGCGGCTGGGCGTCAACCGGAACAACCTGGCCGATCCCCTGGCGGCCCTGACGGCCGCGGGCTTCGTTCACGAGCCCAACCTGGCGGCCTCCACAGGGGGACGGAAGGCCCGTCTCGTGGAGTTGAACGCCCGGGCCGGCTTCATCGCCGCCGTCGACCTGGGGGCCACCAGCCTCGACGCCGCTGTGACCGACCTTCAGCTTCACATCCTGGCCGAGCGCAGCGAGCCCGTGGACGTGGCCCAGGGCCCCACCCTGATGCTGGAGCGGGCCACCCAGATGGTCCGGGCGCTCCTGGCCGATCTGGGCCTCACCCCCGACCGCCTGCTGGGCGTGGGTATGGGCGTGCCGGGTCCGGTCGACTACCGGCTGGGCCGGACCGTCTCGCCCCCCATCATGCCCGGGTGGAACCAGTTCCCCATCAAGGACCACCTGGCGGAAGCCTTCGGCTGCCCTGCCTACGTGGACAACGACGTGAACATCATGGCCCTCGGCGAGCAGTTCGCCGGCCTGGGCCGCGGCGCCGAGAGCTTCATCTTCGTCAAGCTGGGAACGGGCATCGGCGCCGGCATCGTGCTGGGAGGCCGCATCTACCGAGGGTCCGACGGTTGTGCGGGCGACATCGGCCACATGGCCGTGGACGGCTCCGACGTCCTCTGCCGCTGCGGGAACGTGGGCTGCCTGGAGGCCCTGGCCGGCGGGCCGGGCATCGCCCGGCGGGCGCGGCTGGCGGCCGAGGCAGGGCGGGCGCCTCGGGTGGCCTCGTTCCTGCAGGAGCACGACGAGCTCACGTCGGTGGATGTGGGGCACCTGGCCGCACAGGGCGATCCCGGAGCCGTGGAGGTCATCCGGGAGACGGGGCGCCTGGTGGGCCGGGTCATGGCCTCTTTGGTGAACGTGCTCAACCCCTCGCTGGTCGTCATCGGCGGCGGCGTCGCCCAGATCGGCGACGTGCTCCTGGCCTCCATCCGGGAGGCGGTCTACCGGCGGTCGCTGCCGCTGGCCACCCGCCACCTGCGGATCGAGCGCTCCGCCGTCGAGCCCCGGGCGGGCGTGCTGGGAGCG